Within Citrus sinensis cultivar Valencia sweet orange chromosome 1, DVS_A1.0, whole genome shotgun sequence, the genomic segment TATTTGAATGTCGGGTACTGTTCCCGCCACTTAattattgacagatcagttaAGGGACCCACTCCCGCAATCGAGTCGAAAACGGGCACGGAGCAAATAGCATCGTCTTCTTTGTGAGGTTGCTCGTCGTCCACGTGACGCCACCTCTGAAGTCTGAACCGATCCACTCGTTTGACACTTGCTTCAATTGCCGCCCGAAATGAAATTCCCTTCTATCTCAATGTGTGtgtaaatatgtttttaagtATTAGATTTGTTATAGAATAAACAGAACCTAATTACTGGGTAAAGAAATAAACACATACGCACTAGCAGCAGCGTACCCGCGGGTTTTTCACTTCACATTTCTCTGTTTTCAGATGGAATCAAATCTTTACTTCTCACAAAACTTAGGGTTCCGAACTGTAGAGCACCCCGACTCTACTCTTAGACCCTTGCTTTATACAAAACGCCGTCATTTCAACAGAGTGTTGGTGTTGGCTTCTTCAGCTCAAACTGTGGGCGGAGTCTCTGTCAATCCTGTTTATAAGCCAACGCCACGCAATCGAGAGCTTCGAACTCCTCACAGCGGGTCATTTTTTTTACCTCactcttattaattttcttttatatatatatagtttaaaTTAACTAAAGGCATGTAGTTTTGGAGGAGGTTACGTATTTGATCAATTGAACAATTAGGAACTGGTTTgttaaaatgttttatttaattaaagttttatgTGCTTTGATGAATACTTGAATCAGGTACCATTTTGATGGGAGTACTCGTAGGTTTTTTGAGGGTTGGTATTTTAGGGTCTCAATTCCAGAGCGAAAGCAAAGcttttgcattatttattCGGTGGAGAATCCTgcatttaagaaaaaattatcgTCATTGGAAGTTGCACAGCATGGACCTAGATTTACAGGAGTTGGGGTTCAAATTCTTGGCGCCGATGACAAGTATATGTGCCATTACTCTGAAGAGTCTTCAAACTTTTGGGGAAGTAAGTTTCTGCcctttttaatgtttatgttGAAGAATGGTTGTGCATGACTTGCTATGATTTGAACCAGGGCTTACATTGGATGTAGCTCACCGGTATAGCATTTGGGTTGATGCCGAAGGACTAATCACATTGGTTTCTTATCATCAAAACAATCATTTTACCATAAGTCATTGTGGTCAGTGTTTACTTAACATGTTGTTTGTCCATAGGTAGGCACGAGCTGATGCTGGGGAATACTTTCAGAGCTGATAAAGGTTCACAGCCTCCAACTAAGGAGGTTCCTCCTCAGGTTAACAACATACATTACCCCATTCTGTTCTTTCAACTGCAATGTCAAGACCATTTTCATTTCGCCCTCgttttccttttaaataaCCATTTTTGTGTGCAACTGACATTATGCAATTCTCCTGgtatgattatgatttattaaacCCTTATTTGGGATACTAAATGATTTTGATTGCTATATGTGCTGGAAGTTTGCCAAATATATGATATTCATATATGTGATCTGTGGGTTGCTGATAATGTAATGATTCTCCTCGTCTGATTATTATGTGTTGGCCCTTGTTCCTCTCTTGCTTTCTTCTCCATCAAATGAGATTAATTTCTTCACAGTGAAAAGAACACACAGGAAGTGTTGTCGTTCATTGTGTGTTTGCAGGTTAGGGGGTCTTATCTGCTTTTACATGGTTTCTCTTGGCAGGAATTTAAAAGAAGAGTGTCGGAAGGTTTTCAAGTCACCCCACTGTGGCACCAAGGTTGTATTCATGATGATGGAAGGTAACTTCTCCAGTTACACATATCCCATGTTTTTGAAATCTTGTACTAGATCTTTATGATGGCATGTGCTTTTAAGATACAGTCCCTTGTAAACTTCCTGTCAAAAATATAACTTGTATAGTTTTTCTTTATACTTCCCTTTTAGcatgaatcttttttttttctccaccAGGGTAAATCCCTTCTTCACGCTTCTGAAATCTTGTACTAGATCTTCATGGTGGCATGTATTCTTAAGATACAGGCTCTTGTAAAATTCCTGTCAAAAAATTTACACCTTACAAGCACGAGTCCTTTTTCTCCACCAGGGCAAATCATCCCTTCTTCTGTTATCAGTCCAGTTTTACTTTGACATGACTTTGATTCTGACTACAGGACAAATTTTGCTGAAACTGTGAAATCTGCACGTTGGGAATACAGTACTCGGCCTGTTTATGGATGGGGTAATGTTGggtcaaaacaaaattcaacagCAGGCTGGCTAGCAGCTTTTCCAGTATTCGAACCACATTGGCAAATATGCATGGCAGGCGGACTTTCAACAGGCATTATTGTCTCCtcctttttttaaacttatagATTCTATTAATTGGTTTATTTTCCTGCttttaatgatgattttgttaattttgggttttaaaaaaagtagtaatataattgttaacatatcattatttttcccAAGCAAACACATTTTGCTGGGTCTTTTATGTACTTTTCCTTAGCTGAAATTTAGAATGGCTTGTATTAGAAATCTCTGTGCTGTGGGATTTGTCTCCAGATTTGACTTTGAATAACAGGTTGGATAGAGTGGGATGGCGAAAGGTTTGAATTTCAAGATGCTCCTTCATATTCAGAAAAGAATTGGGGTGGAGCCTTCCCTAGAAAGTGGTTTTGGGTATGTTTTAGCTCACTATGTGTTAATGTGgtaatgttaaacttagaaaCTAATTGAATCATTAGTCACAAGTTTCACCcttgcatttttcttttccgcCTGATAGGATCATTTGAAATTGTGGTTAAGGAGGGCAGGAGGTTTTCAAGCTATTCTGTAACTGATATAACAAGAGACAACAAGAACACTTAGAAGTCCtttattataagatatattttccatgcataagataactttctttctttttgttaccCA encodes:
- the LOC102615028 gene encoding tocopherol cyclase, chloroplastic — encoded protein: MESNLYFSQNLGFRTVEHPDSTLRPLLYTKRRHFNRVLVLASSAQTVGGVSVNPVYKPTPRNRELRTPHSGYHFDGSTRRFFEGWYFRVSIPERKQSFCIIYSVENPAFKKKLSSLEVAQHGPRFTGVGVQILGADDKYMCHYSEESSNFWGSRHELMLGNTFRADKGSQPPTKEVPPQEFKRRVSEGFQVTPLWHQGCIHDDGRTNFAETVKSARWEYSTRPVYGWGNVGSKQNSTAGWLAAFPVFEPHWQICMAGGLSTGWIEWDGERFEFQDAPSYSEKNWGGAFPRKWFWVQCNVFEGATGEVALTAGGGLRQLPVLDSFENAAMIGIHYDGILYEFVPWNGVVSWEISQWGYWYFAAENQTHMVELKATTKYPGTTLRAPTSEAGLAPACKDTCFGELTLQLWERRYDGTKGKMILDVTSDMAALEVGGGPWFNTWKAKTATPELLRRTLNVPVDVDGLFGFVPFFKPPGL